Within Crassostrea angulata isolate pt1a10 chromosome 2, ASM2561291v2, whole genome shotgun sequence, the genomic segment aaacatttaattaaggTGTGTGATGGGGGGAAAAGGGGTGGTAGTGGCGGTGTAGGATAATAGATTTAAAACTGGGTTCACTGGATGTTCTTTATGTACAATCTTTTATTTTGgtgtaaattgttttatatatgtgaGAAAATGTACACTGTACCACTGTAGGAAAATGATGATGAAGAATTACCTGAGGATGAATTGCCCGAGTGGAAGAGAGAACCTCCTAAAGTTGACCTCTCCCAGCTTGACCCCAATAACCCTGAGCTGATGCTGCAGGCCTCCAAGAAAGGACGGACTCTGATGATGTTCGCCACAGTATCAGGTAGTGGGAACTTACATTGTATACTTAACATCCCTTGTTATTGAAAGCtacataaaaacaatttatctaaccctattttttaatattttagtttaatgcaatgtttgattaaacattatgaatataaaatataacagTTTCATCAAACTACTGTAGTAGGAAAGTAGGATTGAAGacataaatacaatgaaaatatattaagcTGGACTGGGACTCAAACCCAGGACCCCtgcaactctagtcaggagctctGCCACTGAGCTATCAAGGCTGTTATCCAAGGtccatatagccccaactactacaTTACAAAAAGTTTTATTGATAAGAATGAAACAACATTTTAATGGATTATTAATTTTCATGACTTTACATACCAAGATATGACTCTCTTATTTTGTGACAAAGGTAATgcaatctacatgtacatgtatactacacATATACTCAGTGTGTCTGTGTGTTTATAGGTGACCCAACAGAGAAAGAAACAGAACAGATTACACAATTATGGCAGACCAGCTTATTTAATGCTAACtacgagatacagaggtaagatcTTTCAGTGCAATACATTTAAGTGTAATAAAAACAGGTAATATGATTTTCAGAATCAGTGGTCCACAGTTTTAAATACCCCCAAACTAGAGAGTATTAAGCCTATCTTTTATCTTGGTTTAGTCCTTCACATTTTCACTTTTAGGAGAGCTGGAtagttgtggccatttttagactaaaCTAATCTCCTTTATACAAAGAactctgtataaatatatacatgtatatgaaaatatttcaattttaaggtacctcactacacctagacttatactttttaaggaattacatcacaagatggcgatttaaatgttttgttaaactgttcaTATCGTTCGATTAGGTTTGTATATCGTCATAggtcagtggttaaagtattgggcttctgaactgcagatcatgagttcgaatccgcctggagcttttgttcatgttttctgaattaaattttcgaaaatgtaattttttacccaaaattgcacattttatttgcctatttgacttaaatacttcttatccattatgaaatctatcataatcaagtaattttctgctgacttgaaaaaatatttaaaggtgtagtgagccaccttaatgcTATTAAAATATGGAAAATTTTATCTAGTTTTTGTattcaaaatgttatttattaatgttaaaatttaagGTAGTTCTGATGAGTTTTGCAATTTGTTGACTATCCAGCCTCATTAAATCAAGCaggaaataaaatcattaataagTGTggtagagttatctttcctgaCATAATTGGCCTCTTCCCATAGGTACGTTGTGGGCAGCAATAGAGTGATATTTATGATCAAGGATGGCTCCAAGGCATGGGAGATAAAGAACTTCCTGGTCACCCAGGACCGATGTGAGGAGGTCACCATCGAGGGAAAGAACTACCCCGGGGCTGCCGCCAAGGTTAGTCATACACCCCCTCTGGGAgttttttacatttcatataaataactTGGTGTTATTGCTTGGAGTACACCAGGTGATTTTATTATGTATGAACTTATTttgaagagagaaaaaaaaccactttgTCTTTCTGTTGAAGTGCACTTAAGGTTTTACTTGTTTAATCTTAATCCATTGATGGTTGTCCAGTAACACATGAGTGACTTTTAGGGAAGTACTTGATTTGATATAATGAGCAAAGGGTTTTCTTTCTTTCCATTAGCTGAAAAAGTCAATTATGTACTTAGGTTAAGAGATTGatataaaactacatgtactgcaaTTAAATAGGTAATTCCACTGCCCCACATATACAATTACAATCAGGATGTCAAGGgatattttagttattaaccaaaaatgaaaagaagAAGGTCACTGATAGAATCCTATGCTTTTTTATACCCCTCAGCCCACCGAGATGgcagcctttttttttttgaaagaaaataataactttttgattttcttatatCTTGTAGGACAAAGATGCAgataaatcaaaacagaaagaagagaaaaagaaaaccaagaaaaaagaagataaCGTTGCCAGCAAAAAGCCTGAGAAGAAGTCTGCCAAAAAATCGGAAAACGATATTCGTAGAAACGATGAGTTATGATCACTCAGGAGACATAGTTCAACAAACAGACAGAGTTGGATAGTTTTGTGGAGGCAATTTTGTGGTGCTCAAAGGAAGAAACACCCACCACCTACCATTACCAACATCAGATGGAGGCAGCAAGCAAACGTTTCTCTAACATTAATATATTAACTATCAATCAAGGAGTTGGAAAGAAAGGTGCGGGGTAAATGGATAGGGGAGAGACTGATCGTACATTTTTTGacatttagttatttttatGCTCTTTTTTgatagaataaaatatattgccaaagacataaaaaaaacaaattattaattcattattttatttgtcatttatatCAGAAACAAAGGGAGAACAAAATAAGAAAAGGTTTTTGATAGGGttaatgcaatataattttacaTGAGACCAAGTGTTCGATGatgtaaaatttgacacaagaaatatgccataatgtttcatatttatacaaatatttgtatatattttaatgatttcatatTTAGATGAAAATACTGCTCAGTATATGTActtttgatattgttttttgctttttttcataaaatgagtTCTGTTCTGTGTTATCAGATGACTGCGTCTTTAGTTACagaacaaattattaaaataattgtaattaagaacaaagtcattttaatatttatctcTAAGAATGGAAACTATAGTTGCCAAGTGGAccaaatgttcatttttttttgcactttCATAGATCTACATTTGTATATGTTAAAGTTACTAGGATAAAGTGCAATAGATTCTGTTACAAAAAgcaaaattatctttaaaaatccccaaagcaaaaaaaaaataaaaccaaaaaaccaataaaaatctctgaaaaaatttgttatttggTGCAGATTTGAATTTCCTGGGGCTTGAGAGAAACAACCTAGATTTGAATTAACCTCTTGCAATGTTGATTGTTAATTTTTGATGTGTGAAGTTATATTGTTAATTAACACTTCCGTTACAATGTTATGTCACATTTCCTTAATCTGGATAACAGTACTCATGACTGGCCTAGACAATGTATTAtacattaagaaaaaattaacaaaactgGAAATTTTACGAAGTGGATTTTCtataattgtttataatgaataaaatactgagaaaaaagagaaagaccttctttattattcaatatttcttacaTGTATCTAGATTTCTTGAGAAAATAAAGAAGAATACTTCatggcaataaagtgttaattttatttgttattaataaaaaacaaaacaaaagtcaaaggactatatatggtttgagcctaaaatggccccctaaaatgaacattgtcattttactgtaattcttcattttatttgtacaaatatacatttgaagttttttcatagttttcattttgattttagtacccacaatttaaaaatatgacatcataaagtttaccttttcccgccattttctcatttttagcataaaacggcttgtttttaggtagtttttctttaaggaaacattgagcgactgcttgaacaaacaaaatattttcaccaaagatgtatctctccaatacttataagtgacaaaaagttcgttcttgttcaaagagtcgctctatgtttcccattcgaaaaaagataagaaaaatgtcaaattttgattgattttgattaaattacaaaaatagcgtcacttctgacgtcatatactgccagtgagtgcatataaatcaaataaatagatgaaaaccatatttcatgtcaactcttttataaaataacacaacaaattaatgtacctgaatcattttaaaaattgcgaattttgggggccaaatttgactaatatcatatatagttctttgatgAGGaaaattaattagttaaaatatattaGAATCGCAATTGGTTTGTTAAAAGAGCCCGGAACTctttttatttgacatattGGTTCTTGCAGTCACCATGCAGTTTATGTACACGAACATTACAGCTAGCTTCAAATGAAAGCGAGAAAATTTGTTCACGTATTACAAGAGTTTCTAAACGAGGGATTATCGCCCAGAGAACAAGATATAAATGTAAGCGTTACAATTTGTCCTCAGATAGGGAGACTCCCTTGGATGAATCTCCTTCCTGCTTCCTGGGCTCTCACACGAACTGATTCACAAAACAAGTTAACGATGTGCGAATTATTATTACTGTGGGAAAAATTTGCATGCATTTTAATGATTCCATGTCAAATACAGATTTTAACTGTGCTCTGCGATCAAGTTAGATCCCTCTCATGACCACGTCCCCCACCCATACAAGTGGGTCCATGACATACTGGTACTGCAGGCGTGCACTGTATAAATATCAGATCGCATCGTGCATTGCTCTCTGATAAATTTGAATCGTTTACGCTTCTAATTGACCAGGTCCCAATTAGTCGTGAGACGAATATAACCGCAACTTGCCTTCTaaattcaaagtactgaaagtactgatagaCAGAGGCATCATTTTGGAGTAAATTAAACTAATGacaatatatgaattttttttatttgagaaaaaaacaacaacaaaacagcCCGCTTACCGTTTATCATGTTAGAATATTTTTCAGGTTGACATCAGAGTTAGgtagataatattaaaataattagtgTTGTTCTCTTATTTTAACCTTATAAGCTTGGTATATTACTATTTAAAGgtgtttattctttacaaaaaaGGGAGTAGGAAATTGTTTTGCAACACAAAACAACATGGGGAAATTGTatatgttattaaatgcatacaactCGAACTCGAAAAAAACAATGCAAACTATTTATGTACACATTTCTTTTCTTAtgtatatttagtttaaatcgatattatttcctgtgtatagtgatttgCAAAACCAAGGTAGAAACCGCATATCCTAGAGGTTTCCCTACCCTTTCAAGACAAAAGGTAAACTCTAAATTAAAAACTACTTCGTCTAATCCCTTTTCTATCTTACAGATGGGGTTTCTTGATTCATGAATGTCGTCGATCCAGATATTAATAGAGAAGTTGAGATTTtaaacgtgtacgggtacgtGTACGTGAACTAGGGGAATCACCTAAATTCTGCGCgtattacgtcatcagtttttgtgacGACATGGTTTCTACACGTTCTCTAAACTTGTAGAGTGTCGTCTACACGTAAGTACAAACGTGtagctttttacaacaaataaaatcttaatgaTGAGTGAATGTATTcttgtgatacattatatagatttttaaacttcattgcatgaaaattgataagaaatttaccatttatttggaattaactagataaattcatgtcacaaaactTCGTCGATTTAAGTACACATTTATATTCTACAAGTTAAGAAATCTcaactgataaattacaaaaacgtgtacgtgtacgtgtagttttaacacacgtacgcgtacccgtacacgtttaaaatctcaacctctctattctCTTATTATGATCGttataaaagagagagagagagagagagagagagagagagagagagagagagagagagagagagagttttaagCGTAGTTTTACATACattcattattgaaatattgCAGTATGAATGTCGTCGATCCAGATATTCTCTTATTATGATCgttataagagagagagagagagagagagagagagagagagagagagagagagagagagagagagagagagagagagtgtgtgtgtgtgtgttttaagCGTAGTTTTACATACATTCATTTTATCAGCTTGTAAaaacacactgacttcccaaatcacttgcaggggggtggggggggggggtgtgaggGGGTGCAGTGTAAAGAAGGATACATATTCGCGggagattaatttttaataccCGAACGATATACGAGAGAGACTAAGAAGCACaccatgtttattcattgaatcttataataattcattatttcttCCACCGCTAGATGGTGCTTAAGGAATCCCCATTATTTGACGTCACGGGCAAGACAATAACAATATCCGTCTAAAAAGggttacaatatataaatagtgcctgtttgggagggtaactgttgaaattgacaccccaagaaaaccattatcaaccgacgcgaagcggaggttgacaacggttttcgaggggtgtcaatttcaactgttatcctcccaaacaggcactgtttattttgttacactgaatgtcttaattttaaaagaaaacattactgcttttagataggaataacgtgaattttaaggcgaaccgtacgcgcatgattttcgcgcatgtagcaattcgtaatgttacccgttgctaagtgcgttgctaacgctgggggtaatagaacagattatgaactgcgtctaaaccaatcagatttcagtatttaacatggaaGTATAACAATACATAAATAGTGGctgtttggaagggtaacagttgaaatttacaacccaagaaaaccattgtcaactccGCTTCGGgtcggttgacaatggctttctcggggtgtcattttcaactgttatccttccAAACAgccactatttattttattatactgaatgccttagttttaaagaaaacttagtTGCtttatgtagaaatgacgtgaattctacgtcaaaccgtacgcgcataatatacgtgcatgtaacaattcgttgtgttaccgtTGCCAAGTCTGTTGCTAAGGCTGAGAGtgatagaacggattatcaactgggctgcgttttacaaaagatcttacgacttacgaccaaattaatgagTGCTTATTAATCACAAACTTatcattatttgaatttaatgactgtataaaataattatagaaattgaaataaacgTAGATTAATGgaataatataaattttgtttcccAAAGGGCATTCCATGAGACcaaaaatatttacgactttgtcgtaagtttttttgtaaaacgcagctgTGACGTAACCAA encodes:
- the LOC128171998 gene encoding LRP chaperone MESD-like, with the translated sequence MMSCTSRVVVLVCLILTSYCAKEKSKENEQWKKKDIRDYSEADLERLYDQWEENDDEELPEDELPEWKREPPKVDLSQLDPNNPELMLQASKKGRTLMMFATVSGDPTEKETEQITQLWQTSLFNANYEIQRYVVGSNRVIFMIKDGSKAWEIKNFLVTQDRCEEVTIEGKNYPGAAAKDKDADKSKQKEEKKKTKKKEDNVASKKPEKKSAKKSENDIRRNDEL